The following coding sequences lie in one Rutidosis leptorrhynchoides isolate AG116_Rl617_1_P2 chromosome 6, CSIRO_AGI_Rlap_v1, whole genome shotgun sequence genomic window:
- the LOC139855023 gene encoding uncharacterized protein, translating to MPPSLTASVGRALIFIPLGVGPAISRGDCSGREEWSWSWSKDGSFSVKKLTDLLVRANLPNTSSCIKTLRNYLVPLKVELFIWRTRHKWLPTRVELDKRGMDLGTVRCPVCDNGLESVDHSIILCSFAFDVWSRVFDWWNLGPFSNMSINEAFLVNGHTFTTDVGKQLWQATEWVTGYPIWKNRNAFTFTKAKSASTLIFKDIQLKSFEWFSNRIKGIKIEWDV from the exons ATGCCACCGTCCTTGACCGCGTCCGTTGGGAGGGCTCTAATATTCATACCTCTTGGTGTTGGTCCCGCGATATCTCGGGGAGATTG CTCAGGTCGTGAAGAATGGTCATGGTCTTGGAGCAAGGATGGGTCGTTTTCGGTTAAGAAGCTCACGGATCTCTTAGTTCGTGCCAATCTACCCAACACTTCCTCGTGTATTAAGACGCTTCGCAACTACCTTGTCCCGCTTAAAGTCGAATTGTTTATTTGGCGTACTCGTCACAAATGGTTACCTACGAGAGTCGAACTTGATAAGCGTGGGATGGATTTGGGTACGGTTCGATGCCCGGTTTGTGACAACGGGCTTGAATCGGTGGATCACTCCATCATTTTATGTAGTTTTGCTTTCGACGTTTGGAGTAGGGTTTTCGATTGGTGGAATCTTGGTCCTTTTTCAAACATGAGTATAAATGAAGCTTTTCTCGTTAACGGTCACACGTTTACTACCGATGTTGGTAAACAATTGTGGCAAGCTACCGAATGGGTTACAGGATATCCGATTTGGAAGAATAGAAACGCTTTCACATTCACTAAAGCTAAATCGGCTAGCACTTTGATCTTTAAAGACATCCAACTTAAAAGTTTTGAATGGTTCTCTAATAGGATAAAAGGCATCAAAATCGAATGGGATGTATAG